One Urocitellus parryii isolate mUroPar1 chromosome 8, mUroPar1.hap1, whole genome shotgun sequence DNA window includes the following coding sequences:
- the H1-4 gene encoding histone H1.4 has translation MSETAPAAPAAPAPAEKTPVKKKARKSAGAAKRKASGPPVSELITKAVAASKERSGVSLAALKKALAAAGYDVEKNNSRIKLGLKSLVSKGTLVQTKGTGASGSFKLNKKAASGEAKPKAKKAGAAKAKKPAGAAKKPKKATGTATPKKSAKKTPKKAKKPAAAAGAKKAKSPKKAKATKPKKAPKSPAKAKAVKPKAAKPKTAKPKAAKPKKAAAKKK, from the coding sequence ATGTCCGAGACTGCGCCCGCCGCGCCCGCCGCTCCGGCCCCAGCCGAGAAGACGCCGGTGAAGAAGAAGGCCCGCAAGTCCGCAGGCGCTGCCAAGCGCAAGGCGTCCGGGCCCCCGGTGTCCGAGCTCATCACCAAGGCCGTGGCCGCCTCCAAGGAGCGCAGCGGCGTGTCCCTTGCCGCGCTCAAGAAGGCGCTGGCGGCCGCCGGCTACGACGTGGAGAAGAACAACAGCCGCATCAAGCTGGGCCTCAAGAGCCTGGTGAGCAAGGGCACCCTGGTGCAGACCAAGGGCACCGGCGCTTCGGGTTCTTTCAAGCTCAACAAGAAGGCGGCCTCCGGGGAAGCCAAGCCCAAGGCTAAAAAGGCGGGTGCAGCCAAGGCTAAGAAGCCCGCCGGAGCTGCAAAAAAGCCCAAGAAGGCTACAGGCACGGCTACCCCCAAAAAGTCCGCCAAGAAGACCCCAAAGAAGGCGAAGAAGCCGGCCGCAGCTGCAGGAGCCAAAAAAGCCAAGAGCCCCAAGAAGGCGAAAGCGACCAAGCCGAAGAAGGCGCCCAAGAGCCCGGCCAAGGCGAAGGCGGTGAAGCCCAAGGCGGCTAAACCAAAGACCGCCAAGCCCAAGGCTGCCAAGCCAAAGAAGGCGGCAGCCAAGAAGAAATAG
- the LOC144256550 gene encoding histone H2B type 1-M, producing MPEPTKSAPAPKKGSKKAVTKAQKKDGKKRKRSRKESYSVYVYKVLKQVHPDTGISSKAMGIMNSFVNDIFERIAGEASRLAHYNKRSTITSREIQTAVRLLLPGELAKHAVSEGTKAVTKYTSSK from the coding sequence ATGCCTGAGCCCACGAAGTCCGCTCCCGCCCCGAAAAAGGGCTCCAAGAAGGCGGTGACCAAGGCGCAGAAGAAGGACGGCAAGAAGCGCAAGCGCAGCCGCAAGGAGAGCTACTCGGTCTACGTGTACAAGGTGCTCAAGCAGGTGCACCCCGACACCGGCATCTCGTCCAAGGCCATGGGCATCATGAACTCGTTCGTGAACGACATCTTCGAGCGCATCGCCGGCGAGGCCTCGCGCCTGGCGCACTACAACAAGCGCTCGACCATCACGTCCCGGGAGATCCAGACGGCGGTGCGCCTGCTGCTGCCCGGGGAGCTGGCCAAGCACGCCGTGTCCGAGGGCACCAAGGCGGTCACCAAGTACACCAGCTCCAAGTGA